One part of the Phragmites australis chromosome 3, lpPhrAust1.1, whole genome shotgun sequence genome encodes these proteins:
- the LOC133910587 gene encoding protein FAR1-RELATED SEQUENCE 5-like, with protein MDLNQLPPDFDYDFISRHTEDAIESSPKNCTQPPPIQQDSPSISDVRLSLEETHLQDVQQENADNTQVAVGDNVVSDITGQVLHEEGEVWSTPQVPYTGMTFGSVVEARGYYNAYAKRIGFSIRTNTSRRSGITKVLEKIQFVCNKEGKGKKSKTDENTEEPTDDSDEDDSEQDDLMAEFYGSIELVPYVGKDVSNFRSTLRTTEKYKDMQETLDYFEELKVQDDPDFFYKFKLDNDYKIQNLFWVDGSARKAYEAYGDCVSFDTTYMTNMYDMPFAPFIGINRHAQSFQLGCAFLRDEKTDSFVWLFKAFLEAMKGKAPLNIITDQDGAMKPAIELVFPNTNHRNCQWHIMDKASGTIGPYLSSNQELKDEFTDCINYSITPEEFEVKWDAMINKHGLGDIQHFQHLYSIRKSFVQAYYMHCFYPFLQSTQRSEGFNAVLKRYVNPNLSILLFVKQYEKIQQKCLVAQDGQDFRTDDNERHTWSKYPIEKYASTVYTKGIFYKFSKEFEKTAEYDVQEHEVPYQYKLVPNDKFVEDYGTRSYIVTAIEEETSYYCECIKFDRDGIICCHIMKILIRFGVKTLPERYILKRWTQQAIPVDTDMSADANISVDIAASGMSLQNKKTLRFSNLASALAKFAREGSNSDDAHSIVTKHIEMMQSELADLKKRKSKRKKTVVPSNDFSVANVSQSLSNAATTTSPPGHGSTAAMSTPNPNVPAPADFQDASYPDSSRLVRNPPRSVTKGRKKSKRLSNGKNVQPKRKNKCSICHSENHNAAKCPGKITKRIPSKEMQLFT; from the exons ATGGATCTAAACCAGCTGCCACCTGACTTTGACTATGATTTCATCTCAAGACATACTGAAGATGCAATTGAGAGCAGTCCAAAAAATTGCACTCAGCCTCCCCCTATCCAGCAAGACTCCCCAAGCATTTCTGATGTTAGACTCTCTTTGGAAGAAACACATTTACAAGATGTTCAGCAAGAAAATGCCGATAACACACAGGTTGCTGTAGGGGATAATGTTGTTTCAGATATTACTGGACAAGTTCTGCATGAAGAGGGTGAGGTGTGGTCTACGCCGCAAGTCCCCTATACTGGTATGACATTTGGCAGTGTAGTAGAAGCAAGGGGATACTACAATGCATATGCTAAGAGAATTGGTTTCTCAATAAGGACAAATACCTCGCGCAGATCAGGAATTACAAAAGTGCTGGAAAAAATCCAGTTTGTCTGCAACAAAGAAGGGAAAGGGAAGAAAAGCAAAACTGATGAAAATACTGAGGAGCCTACAGATGATTCAGATGAAGATGATTCTGAACAAGATGAT CTAATGGCTGAGTTCTATGGCTCCATTGAACTAGTACCGTACGTAGGCAAAGATGTCAGTAACTTCCGATCCACACTTCGTACCACTGAAAAGTACAAAGACATGCAAGAAACACTAGACTACTTTGAAGAGTTGAAAGTGCAAGATGACCCTGATTTCTTCTACAAGTTCAAGTTGGACAATGATTATAAGATTCAGAACCTATTCTGGGTGGATGGTTCAGCAAGGAAGGCGTATGAGGCATATGGTGACTGTGTTTCATTCGATACGACATACATGACTAATATGTATGACATGCCCTTTGCCCCCTTCATTGGAATAAATAGACATGCTCAATCATTCCAGCTAGGATGCGCATTCCTAAGGGATGAGAAGACAGATAGCTTTGTTTGGCTTTTCAAAGCATTCCTTGAAGCGATGAAAGGCAAGGCTCCCCTTAATATAATAACAGATCAGGATGGGGCTATGAAGCCGGCAATTGAGCTTGTCTTCCCTAATACAAATCATCGAAACTGCCAGTGGCACATAATGGATAAAGCTTCTGGAACAATTGGTCCATACCTTTCATCTAATCAAGAATTGAAGGATGAGTTTACAGACTGTATTAACTACAGTATAACACCTGAAGAATTTGAGGTGAAATGGGATGCTATGATTAATAAGCATGGCCTGGGGGACATACAGCATTTTCAGCATTTGTATAGCATCAGAAAGAGTTTTGTTCAAGCGTACTATATGCATTGTTTCTATCCTTTCCTCCAATCAACTCAGAGAAGTGAAGGGTTTAATGCAGTGCTGAAGAGATATGTGAATCCAAACTTATCAATATTGTTATTTGTGAAACAGTATGAGAAAATTCAGCAAAAGTGCCTTGTTGCTCAAGATGGTCAGGACTTTAGGACTGATGATAATGAACGACACACATGGTCAAAGTACCCTATTGAGAAATATGCATCAACTGTGTACACAAAAGGTATTTTCTATAAATTCTCAAAGGAATTTGAAAAGACTGCAGAATATGATGTGCAGGAGCATGAAGTGCCCTACCAATACAAGCTAGTACCGAATGACAAATTTGTTGAAGACTATGGGACTAGGTCATATATTGTGACAGCAATTGAAGAAGAAACAAGTTACTATTGTGAGTGCATCAAGTTTGATAGGGATGGGATAATTTGCTGCCacatcatgaagattttgatcAGATTTGGTGTGAAGACCCTGCCTGAAAGATACATATTGAAAAGATGGACACAACAAGCAATTCCTGTTGACACAGATATGTCTGCTGATGCAAACATTTCTGTTGATATTGCGGCTAGTGGTATGTCTTTGCAGAACAAGAAAACACTGAGATTCAGCAACCTTGCTTCTGCACTTGCAAAATTTGCACGTGAAGGTTCAAACTCAGATGATGCTCATTCTATTGTTACTAAGCACATCGAAATGATGCAATCTGAACTTGCAGATctaaagaagaggaagagtaaGAGGAAGAAAACTGTTGTTCCTAGCAATGACTTTTCTGTTGCAAATGTATCTCAGTCTCTTTCTAATGCAGCTACGACAACTTCACCTCCTGGTCATGGCTCTACAGCTGCTATGTCTACTCCTAACCCAAATGTGCCTGCTCCTGCAGATTTTCAAGATGCTTCATATCCTGATAGTTCAAGATTAGTAAGGAATCCGCCAAGATCAGTAACTAAAGGGAGGAAGAAGTCAAAAAGGTTGTCTAACGGGAAGAATGTgcaaccaaagagaaagaacaaATGCAGCATTTGTCACTCTGAGAATCACAATGCTGCAAAATGTCCTGGAAAAATAACTAAAAGAATCCCAAGCAAGGAGATGCAGCTATTCACATGA